The genomic interval CGGACTGCGGCGAGTACAGCAGTTGCAACTGGTGCTCCTGCCAGCCGTGCCCGCGCACCAGTTCGGTTTCCTTGTGGGCGTTCTCGGTGTGGTGGCCGGGATAGCCCTCGTGGGCCAGCAGCCCAGGCAGACCGGGCAGCGCCACGGGAAAGTCGGTGTTGATGTCGATGCGGCTTTGCAGGTTGCCCAGCGGCCAGTTGTACCCACCCCAGGGTTTATCGGTCACCAGGTGAATGGTGAAGTTCTCGCCCGCGGGCAGGCCATACAGGTCGGCGGTGCGGCGGCGTAACTCGTGCAGGATGGGTTCAGCCACGCGCAGCACGTCGGCGTTGTCGAGCGTGACCCGGTCCCGCAGGCGCTCCAGCCGCTCAGTCGCGGAACCTGTGCCGGGCAGGGCGTCCTCGAAGGCTTTCAGGGCGGCATCGAGTTCGTCGAGCGGCGCCGTGAGAGGATCGATGTCATAAATGCCGCGCACTTCCTCCGCGAACGGCATTTTTTCTCCAGTGAGGAGGCGGGCGTGGGTGCGCATGGCCTGGCCCTGCGTGCGAAGCCACTCGCGCCGCCCTGCGTCCGGAACATCCTCGACGTGTTTCAGGAAGTCCTGCGTTTCTTGCAGCAGTGCCGCCGGGGCGCGCCGGGTTCTGTCGGCCCACTGCGGCGGGCCGCTGTAACCGTCGATGAAATGCTGGACGTGCGTGTCGATGCCGTGGGCCAGTCGAACGTAACGCTCTGCAATGTTCATGTCAGGAGCATACAGGCTGTGCGCGGACTGGCTCAGGGGTTCCTCATGGAATCCGGGTTTTTTCAGAGGGCCGCTTCCGTCACAATAACCGCATGAAGTTAGTGAACCTGACGCGCAAGCAACTTCGGATTACCGGGGCCGCCTTCGCCCTCTCGGCAGGTCTGGTCGCCTGTGGCAACAACGACAGCACCTCCACCCCCATCAGCGACGGGCGCTACAACGTCACCGTGAACTTCACCGGTGTCAGCGGCAAGCAGACCATCACGGTCAAGGCCGCCAGCGGCACCACCGAAACGGCCAACGGCACGTACACCATGAACAGTGGCGGCATTCTGCACCTGGTGCCTGGCACGTACACCATCTCCATGCCCACCATCGGCGGCAAGACCCCCACCGCCCAGACCGTCACGGTCATCAACGCGGCCCAGACCATCACCTTCGCTTACTGAACCGGTGGCCAGATGCCCGTGGACACCCCACGGTCAATAACTTGAAACCCTCTGCGAGTCATTCCGCAGAGGGCTTTCCAGTTATTCCGGCAATTAAGCCAGCAGACCCTTGGGGCCGTGCAGGGTGTTTTCCACCACTTCCGTGACTTCGGCCTCGAAGCGGCGCAGATGCTCGCGCAGCCTGTCCAGCTCCAGCACGTTCAACTCCGGCAGCCACAGCACCGAGCGCCCCAGCACCGCGAAGGTCAGCGGCGCGTCCGGGTCGTCCTCCTCGGGTTCCACCGGATCCAGGTTCAGTGACCCGTAATCCAGGCCCTGGTTCATCAGGTTCATGCCCATCAGAATGTCCGGCAGGCTGTCCTCCTCGACGTACAGGTCGAGATCCAGGTGCAGGCGCACGATTACGCCCCCCTGCAGGTCTTTCTCCGCGAACAGCGCCACGCGGGTGTCCCCGTGCTGCACCAGCGCCCCGTCCTCGACTGCTTCGACGGTAAGGCCGTTTTCTTGCAGGGACGCCATGATGCGCTGCAACTCCACTCGGTTAACCGTCATGGCGGGAGTATAAAGCGCCAACCGTGACGGAATTGCAATGGCAGGCAGCAACGAGGCGGGTGGGCTGTGGGCTTCAGGTTAAGGAAAAAGGTTTTTTGTCAGGCGTGGTACACCCAGACTTCCTGCTCTTCGTGCCAGGTGCGGTAAAGCTGCCCCAGCAGCCGCAGGTGTTCCAGGTGGGCCAGGGTTTCGGCCAGGGCAAAGCGCCGCCCGCTGGTGTTCAGGTCACGCGGAAACATCGCGTGCGACAGGGCGTAGGCGCTGCGCGGTTCCTTGCCTGCCTCAAGCTTCATGAAGTCCAGCCGCTCGTGGTGGTGTGACCGCAGTTCACGGGCGCGGGCCTGCACGCCGCCCATGACCGGGCCGTGATGCCCCACCACCGCGCGCTCGGGGTTCAGGGCTTCGAGTTTGCCCAGCGTCTGCAGATAATCGCCCAGCGGATCCGGGCGCGTGTAGGCGTACAGGCCCACGTTGGGGCTGATGCGCGGCAGGATGGCGTCCCCGGCAATCAGGGTGCTGTCCTCGGCGTTCCACAGGCCCAGGTGACCGTCGGCGTGGCCGGGCAGCCACAGCACTTCCCAGTCCTTGCCGGAGAGGGACACGTGCTGACCCTCACGCAGCGGCGTAATGCGGCTGGCCGGCTGCACGCGCGGGTTTTCACCGGTCAGCCCCGCCAGGAATTCGTCCGGCAGGCCGTGGTCGCGGAAGTGTTTGACGTGGCCCGGTAACCACTCCTTGAGCATGTGCCAGTAGCGCTCGCCCCGCCCGATCTCCACGTCCAGCATCAGCACGTTCGCGCCGCTGCGTTCCTCGATGACGCCCGCCAGCCCGTAGTGATCCGGGTGGTGGTGCGTGATGACCAGCTGATCCACGTCCGACCAGTGCCGCCCCAGCGCCGCCAGGCCGTCCTCCAGCGCCTGCCGGGCCTCCGGGGTATCCAGGGCGCAGTCCACCAGGCTCAGCGGCCCGCCGCGCGGCGCGTCCAGCAGCACCGTGACCGTTTTCATGGGGTAGGGGATAGGCACCTGAAGGGCGTACAAACTGCCCAGCACAGGCGTCAATTCGGCAGCCGGCAAAGTCATTCAACGAGCCTACACCCACACGCCACGCCGGGAACGTCAGCGGGAAGACAAGGCAAAGCAGCAATGCGGTGAGCCTGCCGCTAAGCTTCCCCCAGTCCCTCCGCGCTTTTTTCAGGGGTCGGCCTTTCAGGCTAATCCGTGTCGCCAGCGAGGCGGCTGAAAACAGCGGTTTACCGCCCCGTACAAACGAAAGTGGGCTGGCCGCTGCAGGTCACCGTGGCGACGCCGTCCTGCCAGACTTCCACCACCGCCCCCGAGGAGTTCAGCGCGGGTTTTCCCGGCGTCGTCACGGGCACCACCGTCACGCTGACCGGCCCGACGGGCACGCGGGCGCTGACGCTTCGGCCGCTGCCGATGTGCCGACCCTGCACGAACACGTTGGCCTCGACACTGCTGCTCACCACCACCGTACCCAGGGCGGGGCGCAGGTGCGCGTACACCGGCGTGCTGGTGCCGGGCGTGACGGTCACGTCCTGCACCCAGCGCTCGAATCCGGGGCGCTGCACCTTGACTTCCACGTGGCCGGCCGGGACATCGCGCACAGTCAGGAAGGGCGTGTGGCCCACCGCCTGACCGTCCACCGTGACGGTCGCGTCGGGAACGTTCGACTGGATGGTCAACTCCCCGAACGGGGCCACCCGGTATGTCGTGGACGCCACGTTGTAACCGCCTGCCGGCAGGGTCTTCGCGGCAGCTTCCACCACCTCTGAAACGCCCTTGACGCTGGTGACGCCCCGCGCGGCCTGGAGGTTCAGGGGTTCCACGCTGGCGACCGTGAAGAGTTGCACGGCGAAGAGTTGCCTGGGGTCTGGCATGGGCGGAAGAGGAAGCTCCACGGTGGTGCCGCCCGGCACCTGCACGGGCTCCAGCACGCTGGCCCCCAGGGGCACGCTGCCCCAGCTACCGTTATTCAAGGGCAGGACGATCACGCTGACGAAAGCGTTTTTATCCGTGCGTACCGCCAGCGCCTGCGGCCCCGGGGTGCGGTACACGTCGCGGCGCAGCGAACTTTGCACCAGGCCTGGCCCGGCGGGTTGCGCCGCCACCTTTACCAGCGCGCCGCGCTGCGCCTGCAGGGGCGCGGGCAGGCAACTGCTCAGGAGCGCCATGCCCAGCGCCAGTCCCACGAACTTTGTGCCCATCCTGTGTTTCATTGCCTTCCTCCAGACTGGCCTGAACCATCCCCCATGTTCTTGGCAGCTTCTCCAGTGCTGTTCGTCCCAGATCCAGGGAGAAGCACGAAGAACTCCTGTCGCTTTATCACAAGCCGCTGGACTGACCGGCCACTGACTGCTTGAATATTCAGCTACTCCCAGAGGCCGCCGGGTGGGAAGCGGCGCAGGGCACGCCACAGCTACGCGCTTACGTTTCTGCGGGTTCCGGCAGGGCCTGCGGCGTCACGCTCAACCCCGCCTCGTCCTGCGCCCACGTCATGAAAGCGTTCAGGCCGCGCGCGAACATCACCGGGCGTTTCTCGCGTTTTCCCAGTTTGCGGGTTTTTCCCGTCTTCTCGTTGATTTCCACGGGCAACTCCGGCACCAGCGCCCAGTTCACGTTCATCGGCTGAAAGCCCTTCGGGTTGGCGCTGGCCAGGTAACGCACCAGGCCGCCCAGCATCGACTCGGCCGGGGGCGTCAGGGGTTGCAGGCCGCGGGCCAGCCGCGCCGCGTTGGTGCCCGCCAGCCACCCGGTCGCGCTGGATTCCAGGTAGCCCTCGGTGCCGGCCAGGACGCCCGCCACCAGCTTGGTGGGGTCGGCTTTCAGTTGCAGGGTGCTGTCCAGCACGGCCGGGGCGTTCAGGTACGTATTGCGGTGCATCACGCCGTACCGCACGATTTCGGCGTTCTGAAGGCCGGGAATCAGGTGTACCACTTCCTTCTGGTCGCCCCACTTCAGGCCGGTCTGGAAGCCCACCAGCGACCACATGCGCCCCTCGCGGTCTTCCTGGCGCAGTTGCGCCACGGCGTAAGGCCAGCGCCCGGTGCGCGGGTCATCCAGGCCCTTGGGCGACATGGGGCCGAAACGCGGGGTGTCCACGCCGCGCCGCGCTATTTCCTCGATGGGCATGCACCCCTCGAAGAACTCCAGTTTCTCCCAGTCGTGCGGCGTGTGGGTGCGGGCCTGCTCCAGCGCCCCGAAAAACCGCAGGTACTCTTCTTTGGTAAACGGGCAGTTGATGTAATCCGCCGACTGGTCGTAGCGCCCCGCCCGCCACGCCACCGTCAGGTCGATGCTGTCCACGTCGATCACGGGCGCCGCTGCGTCGTAGAAACTCAGGCGTTCACTGCCGGTCAGCCGCGCTACGTCCTCCGCCAGCGCCTCCGAGGTCAGCGGCCCTGAAGCGATCACCACCAGGCCCTCCGGGATGACGCTGACCTCGCCCTCCACCACCTCGATCAGCGGGTGTTCACGGATCAGCCGCGTGACCCGCGCGCTGAACTCCTCGCGGTCGACCGCCAGCGCATTGCCCGCCGGGACTTTCGCCGCGTCCGCCGACCCCACGATCGCCGCGCCCACCGAGCGCATCTCCGACTGCAGCAGGCCCTTGCTCTGCTGAATCCCCTCGCCACCCAGGCTGGTGGAGCACACCAGTTCCGCGAAATTCCCGGTGCGGTGGGCCGGCGTCATCCGGGCCGGACGCATCTCGTAAAGCCGCACCCGCACGCCCTGACCCGCCGCCGCCAGGGCCGCCTCGGAACCCGCCAGGCCCGCACCAATCACGCTTACCACAGGAACATCACTCATCGTCCGGCAGTGTACGGGTTCGGCCGCTCAGGCGCAGGGTGACCCGCCACCATCCTGATCCCTTTGCCCGCCGGGCGAACGTTCCTGAACCGCCCTGCCGTGAGTCGCTGCGTGCCGTTCAGAGGTGTTAAATCGCTTACATCCGTAATGCATTGGTAATGCAGCGCCGGATAGTGGCGCCTATGTCCAGTCCATCCATCATCATCATCGGGGCCGGGATCGGGGGCCTGACCCTGGCCCGCACCCTGCTGCTGCACGACCTTCACATCGAAGTGTACGAAGCGCAAGCCCACCTGCAAGCCCCTGGCGGCGGCCTGATCGTGCCGCCCAACTCGGCCCGCATCCTGGAACGGCTGGGCCTGCGCAGCGTCTTTCAGAACGGCGTTTCCCTGCGCCGCATGCAGATCATCGACGCCGTGAACGGCCAGGCGCTGTACGTCCGTGACCAGCACGAGGTGGAACGCCAGCAGGGCCGGGGTCTGTGGGCGGTGTCGCGCAGCGTCCTGCAGGCGGGCCTGCTGGAAAAACTGCCACCCGAGGTGCTGTCCCTGCAACACCGCCTGGACACCGTGCAGGAGCGTGGACACGAGTCGTATCTGTCGTTCACCAACCGCCGCCATGTGATCGGTGACCTGATCGTCGGCGCGGACGGCGCCCAGTCGCGCACCCGCGAAATCCTTTTCCCGCACGTGCAACTGCAACCCACCGGGCAGACGGCCGTGCGTGGCGTTCTCGCCGCCCGCCTGCCCGCCAGATACGAGCAGAGCTTCACCGAATTCTGGGGTGTGGGGCAGCGCTTCACCTGTTTTCCCATCAATGACCGCGAAGTGTACTGGCACGCCGTGCTGAAATCCGGGGATGTGTCCCCCACAGTCACGATCCCGCAACTCGCGCAGGCCTATGAAAGCTTCCCCGCGCCGGTTCAGGCCCTGATTCAGGAAACGCCGGAGGCCGCCATGATCGTTACCCCCCTGCGCGACCTCTCGCCCCTGCCCGAATGGACGAAAGGCAACGTGGTTCTCCTGGGCGACGCCGCGCACGCCACCAGCCCCAACCTGGGCCAGGGAGCCGCGCAGGCCATCGAGGACGCCGCCACCCTGGCCGACCTGATCGCCACCGAAAGCGACGTTCACCAGGCGGCCCGGCGCTTTCAGCAGCGCCGCGAACACGTGGCCAATGCCGTCGTGGCCCGCTCGCGCCAGATGGGACAGCTCGGGCAGGTGGGCGGTGCGGGCCGCTGGTTCCGGAACATGACCCTGAAAGTCAACCCGGATCTGGCCCGTAGCCGCATCGAGGCTTTCTACGACGAACGTTGACCCAGCGTGCCCTCAGCGTTCCGGCGTGCCCCCCAGACTGAATTTCACGCGCGACAGCCCCTCGTACAGCAGGGTTTTCAGGGCGTACAGGCGGTCTTCGGGTGTCGGCAGGGTTTCGTCAAAGAGGATTTCCGGCGCGGGGACGCTCACGACCTGCACGCCGTAAGCCCTGAAGATCCCCGCTGCCCGGCGCGAGTGGCTGGGGGACGTGACCAGCAAAACCCTGTTCCAGCCGCGTATCCTGGCGTACTCGCCAACTCTGCTCGCCTCATCCCGCGTGGTGGTCACGTTGCGCAGGGTCAGCACCTGCGGCCCACCCGTGGGGTACAGGCGGCGAATGTACTCGCGTTCCAGCACGCTCATTTTCGGGCAGTTCGCCGCGCCGATCAGGCCCGACTGCTCGGACACGGTGACCATGGGGGCGTACCCTTCCCGCCACAGCTGCAAGCCCATGATCAGACGTGTAAAGCTGCTGCTCGCCAGCGCCCGCGTGCCGCACTGCACCCCGCCACCCAGCACCACCACCGCGTCCGCCGGAACTGGCGTTTCCTTCAGCGTCAGGGCCGCCAGGGGGCTGCGCAAGATGGGCGTCATCAGGCACAGAAACAGCAGCGCGACCAGCACAGATCCACCCACCTGCAACAGTCGCCGCGCTGGGCGGTAAAGGCCCAGCAGGCCACAGACCGCCGTCAGCAGCAGCAGCAGGCCCGTCGTGGCCCGCACCCCACCGACAAAAGCCGCCAGCACCGACAACGCGCCGCCCAGCACCAACCCCGTCCACAAACCGCGCCACGGATGATTTCTGGGCGCAAGCGATTCGGGCACGTCACGAGTGTAAAGACGCCGCACAGGAAAGTCACGCCGACAAAACCCGGGGCAGCTGAAACTGCTCACGCCTGACGAGGATTCTGGTAAACCAGGGCTGAATCTGGTCTCAGGACAACCCCAGCGCCTCCCTCAACTGCGCGTGCGAGTGGACGATGTGGCTCACGCCGATGTCGCGCAGCCTCTTTTCATCGCCGGTGTGGATGTGGCTGCCAGCCAGGAAACCCCAGGTCGTGGCCCCTGCGGCGACTCCGGCAGTGGCTCCGGGCGCGCTGTCCTCGATGACCAGGCAATCGTGAATGGAAACGTTCAGTTGCCTGGCGGCGTACAGGTACAGGTCCGGGGCAGGTTTGCCAATTTTATTCGTCAGAGACGGATCGTAGGCGCGGCCCTGAAAGGCGGGAAGCAGCCCCGCACCTTCCAGCTTCATGAAGAGGCGGTTGTGCTGGCTGTTGCTCGCCACCGCGAACGGCAGGCCGGTACGCTTCAGGGCCGCCAGCGTTTCGGCAGCGCCCTCGATCACCGGAACCTCCTCGAAGGCCCGGTTGAACCGTTCGTCCAGCATGGGCAGAAAGTCCTCGGGGGCTTTCCAGCCGCGCTGTTCCTCCAGTTGTTGAAGAACCCCGCTGAAGCGTTGCCCGGCGGTCAGGCGCGTGATCTCCTGGCGCGTGAAATGCAGGTCATATCCGGCGAAAATTTCGGCCCACAGCGCCGTAATCGAGCTTTCCGTGTCGATCAGCACCCCATCGAGGTCAAAGAGAACAGCGGCGAAGGTCCGGGTGGGCATCAGGCGCCGGGCATCCAGTGAGGCTCGGCGTGTTTCAGCGCCAGCGTTTGTGCGGGTGCGGTCAGCCCGGCCGGCGTGTTCTGTTCGCCTTGCTCGGTGCGCGGCGTCACGAAGAAAAAGGCCAGGCCCAGCAGCACGTACACGGTCAGCAGCAGCACGCCCTCGAACCAGGTGGCCTCGCCGTCGCGGGTCACGGCGGACACGGTGATCGCCACCGCGACAATCGCCACCAGTTCCAGCGGGCTGGAGAACACCAGGTTCATGGGTTTGCCGATGAAGTAAGAAATCAGCACCAGCACGGGCGCGGTGAACAGGGCTACCTGAATGGTCGCGCCCACCGCGATGTTCATGGCCAGGCCGATCTTGCCCTGCCGCGCGAAGTAACTTCCGGCGATGTACTCCGCGAAGTTCCCCACCACCGCCAGCACGATGATGCCCAGGAAGAACGGGCTGAGGCCCAGTGTCTCGGACGTGGCTTCCAGGGCGCCGGACAGCATCTCGGACATCAGGGCGATCAGCAGGGTCGCCCCAACCATGACCGCGCCCGCCTGCCAGGTCGGCCACAGCGGGCCGCCGTGCCCATGCCCTTCAGTGTGCGCCGAGCCGTCCGTACCCTCGGCGTTCCCATGCTCATCAGCACTGTTCTCATCTGCAGTGTCGAGTGCGAACACGTCCTTGTGCGTCACCAGCGTGTACACCAGGTTCAGGGCGTACACCGCGATCAGCACCACCGCCACGCCCAGGCTCAGGTACTCGTCCAGATTGTTGCGGGCCGCGTCACTGGCCGCCGCGAAGCCGGGGAGGCGCTCGGTGTAATCGAACAGTGCCGGAATCAGCAGCGCGATAACGGTCAGGAACAACATGGAGTTGAGCTGTCCGGCGTTGTGATGACTGAACTTCTGCTGTTTGCGTCCCAGGCTGCCGATCAGAATGGCCAGGCCCAGCCCCAGCAGCGCATTGCCGATGATGGAACCGGTGATCTGCGCCTTCACCACGGTGGTGTTCCCGGCCATCAACACGAAAATGGCAATGATCAGCTCGGCCAGGTTCCCGAAGGTCACGTTCAGCAGCCCGCCGATGGTCTGCCCGGCCCGCTCCGCAACCTGCTCGGTGGCCTTCCTGAGCCAGTCGGCCAGCGGGATGATCGAGATCACCGAGGTCAGGAACACCCACAGCGGCGGGGCGTGAAACACGTGCTCCATCAGCAGGCTGACCGGAATGAAGATCAGCAGCAAATTCATCCACATGGGGCGCAGTGTAAAGCGTGAAACGTGCGGGCAGCAGAGAAAAACCGAGAGAGCAGAAAGAAGAAAGCCGGTCTCATCAAAAAGAAGGGCGCAGGCCCGTGCCCACGCCCCTCTGCTCTCCTGACGCCTACTCGCTTTCCCCGGCGCTCTCCACACTTTCCGGTTTCAGCAGCGGGAACAGCAGCACGTCGCGGATGCTGTCACTGTCGGTCAGCAGCATGGCCAGACGGTCCATGCCCATACCCATCCCGGCGGTGGGCGGCATACCGTACTCCAGCGCCAGCAGGAAGTCCTCGTCCTGCTCGTGCGCTTCGTCGTCGCCGGCATCACGGCGGGCGGTCTGGGCCTCGAAGCGGGCACGCTGATCCAGCGCGTCGTTCAACTCGCTGTAGATGGGCGCCAGCTCGAAGCCGGCCACGAACAGGTCGGCGCGTTCGGCGAGGTTCTCGCGGCTGCGGTGCTTTTTCACCAGCGGGCTGATCGCCAGCGGGACATCCACCACGAAAGTCGGGTCGACCAGCTCATGCTCGACGTACTCGCCGAACAGCTTGTCCAGCAGTTTGTAATCCGGCACCTTGCGCATTTCGGGGTGGCGGCTGTCCGTCCACTCGCGCAGTTTCACCAGGTCGGTCGGGTCGAAGTCCAGGCCGGCTTTCTCCTTCAGGGCCGTCACGAAATCCAGGCGCTTGAACGGCAGGCTGAAATCCACGGTTTTGCCCTGGTAGGTCAGGGTCGTGTCGCCCTTCACTTCCTTGACCAGGCCGTGCAGCATCTGCTCGACCAGGCGCATCATGTCGTTGTAGTCGCCGTAAGCGAAGTACGCCTCCAGCATGGTGAATTCCGGGTTGTGGGTGCGGTCGACGCCCTCGTTGCGGTAGTTGCGGCCAATCTCGTACACCTTCTCGAACCCGCCCACCAGCAGGCGCTTGAGGTACAGCTCCAGGCTGATGCGCAGGCTGAATTCGTGCCCGAGCTGGTTGTGGAAGGTCTTGAACGGCTTGGCTTCGGTGCCGCCCGCCACAACTTGCAGGGTCGGCCCTTCGACCTCCATGAAGCCCTGGGCGTCCAGAAAATTCCGGATGAAGCGAATCTGCTGCGAGCGAATGCGGAAGCCTTCGCGCCGTTCGGGGTTGATCATCAGGTCGATGTAGCGGCGGCGGGCGCGGAGTTCCTCGTCCTGAAGGCCGTGAAATTTGCTGGGCAGCGGGTGCAGGCTCTTGACCAGCGGTTGCCAGCCCGTGACGTGCAGCGTCAGTTGCCCGGTTTTCGTGACGAACGGGTGCCCCTTCACGCCGATGATGTCGCCCAGGTCGATTTTCTTGGTGGGGTCGAAATTCTCGGTGTCGGCTTTGCTGAAAAAGAGCTGCATCTTGCCCGTCTCGTCGTTCAGGTCGGCAAAAGCGGCCTTGCCCATGTGGCGCATCAGGGTCACGCGCCCGGCCAGGACATACTCCTCGGTGTCCCATTTCTGCCCGGCTTCCAGTTCGCCGGGGTGCGCGGCGTAGACGTCCGAGGCATGGTGAGCCTGTGGGTAACTGTAGGGGTGAGACTCGAACCCGGCCGCGACCTGCGCGTCCAGGTTGTTCAGGCGCGCCACCGTCTGCTCGTGCAGACCTTCCGGGCGCTGGGGTGGGGTGCTGGGCTGGGCGTCATCCGACATGCCCGCAAGTATAGGGTCGGCACAGGAACTCGCTGTAGAGCCGGGTGGCGCAGGGCGTAGACGACTGGGAAGAAGGCGGATGCCGCTGGCCGCTTCCCTAAAGGTTTTCTTGGCCTCATGTAAAACGGGGTTGGGTTTCCTCTTGTAGAAAGGCATTGCGGACGTGACAGGCTGCCTGCATGCCGGACAAAGATGACAAGAACAAGGGCCACACCAGCCAGCCGCAGGACTACGACCGCAACAAGAAGGAAGTTCACGAGATCGAGCACGACGAGAAGCCTTCCTTCAAGGGCGTGAACGACCGCGAGGCGAATTCTGCTCGCAACAACGAGCACGACCGTCTGAAAGACAAGAAGGACGTGGAAGAGGCCCGCAGCGTTCCCGCCACCGAGCAAGGCTAAGCACAAGCAAAAGAAAGACCGGACAGAGCGTCCGGTTTTTTGGTTCTCCTCGCTTCTCTCAGGGTGCTGTTGGCGACTCTGGCCCCCAGGGTTACAGGCTCTTGGGATCGATCCACCCGCGTTTGATCCCGTACAGCACGGCCTCGGTGCGGCTGCCGACGCCGAGTTTGCTGAAGATGTTCGCCAGGTGAACCTGCACGGTGCGGGGGCTGATGTCCAGGTCGCGGGCAATTTCCTTGTTGGTGCGTCCGGTGGCGGCCACGCGCAGCACTTCCAGTTCGCGGCTGCTGAGGTCGTCCTCGGGGGGCGTGGGGGTGGTGCTCGTGCTGAAGCGTTCCAGCACCTTGCGGGCAATGCTGGGGTGCAGGGCGCTTTCGCCCGCCGCGACGGCCCGAACCGCGCCGAGCAGGTCGTCCTCGGAGGCGTTTTTCAGCAGGTAACCGGCTGCGCCGGCTTCCAGCAGGGCGAACACGTAGGCGTCGTCGTCGTAACTGGTCAAGACCAGCACGCCCACGCCGGGGTTCTCGGCCTTGATGGCTTTGGTGGCTTCAATGCCGTTCATGCCGGGCATTGACACGTCCATCAGGATCACGGCGGGACGCAGGCTGCGGGCCTGGGCCACCGCCTCCTCACCGTTCCCGGCCTCGCCCAGCACCTTCAGGTCACTTTCACCTTCCAGCAGTTCGCGCGTGCCCTTGCGCACCACCGGGTGGTCGTCCACCAGCAGCAGGGTGATGGTCTGGGGCGCGTCGGTCTCCATGTCGTGCATACCTGAAGCATACCTGCCCTGGCCGGGCGACATCCCGGCAAACCGTGCGGGTGGGCGCTGCCTGCGTGCGGGTTATGTCGGAAAGCCTGAGCGCAGGGCCAGCAACGTGAGCTGGCCGCGCCCCACTTGATCCGCCACCAGAAAACCGCCCCATCACTGGAGCGGCTTCCGGTTGAGTCGGCGTTGTCGCCGGTGTGTTCAGCCCTTGCTGAGGGTCTTCCAGAGGGTGCCGGTGCGGAAGGAGATCATGGGGTTGAAGGTCTCGGTGCCGATACCTTTCAGGTTGTCGCGGTAGGCCAGCAGACCGGGGTTGCTGGGCATCAGGATGTAGTACGCCTGATCCTGGGCGCGCTTGGCGACGTTGCTGTACAGCTCGTTGCGTTTGGCGGTGTCGGTGGTGCTGCGGGCCTCGTCGATCCAGGCGTCGAGTTGCGCGTCGGTGAAGTTGCTGCGCGGGTGGTAGTAGCCCTTGCTGTGGTAGATGGTGTAGATGAAGTTATCCGCGTCGGCGTAATCGGGGGCCCAGCCGGTCATGACCATGGCTTCCTTGCCGGCCTCGGAGTCCTTCAGAATCTTGCTCCACTCCTTGGCGACGATGTTCACCCGGAATTTGGGATTGATGCTCTCGATGTTCTTTTTCAGCAACTCCATGCCGGTCTGCGCGGGTTTGCTGTTGGCGCGGTAGGACACGTTGATGGTAAAGCCGTTTTGCCACACCTGCCCGCCCCAGGCTTTCTGGAAGGCGGCCTTGGCGGCGGCCAGGTCAAACTTGGTGGGCGAGAGGCTGGCGTCGTACCCGGGGAAGGATTCGGGCAACATGACGTTGCGTTCGCTGCCCTTGCCCGACTGCACTTCCTTGATGTATGTGGGCACATCGAAGGCCGCCACGAAACCACGGCGAACGTCCACGTCACTGAAGAAATTGGCGGGCATGCCCTGGCCGTCGAGTTTGCCGCTGCCCAGTTGTCCGCCGTTGACGTTCTGGTTCATGGCGATCCCGAAGGCGCTGGTGTCGGGCAGGTCGTCGAGCAGCGCCACACCGGGCTGGCCCTTGATCTGCGTTTCGACAATGGGGCGGCCGCCCGTCTCGATCAGGTCGGCGTCGCCTTTCAGGAAGGCCTGAA from Deinococcus fonticola carries:
- a CDS encoding ABC transporter substrate-binding protein, with amino-acid sequence MTHKRTLSALALASLALTLASCNKNNNASNGAGSTLVIQESSDIPTLDPGTSYDTASGQVVENLYETLLTYQGNSIRELTPMLATEWKEENGGKEYRFTLREGVKFHSGNPFKCADAEYTFRRNLVTNTGDSGNWFLGESLLGTGANANDDKSVTWQRIADAVKCDGETLVFTLPKADPAFLSKLAYTGQGIVDSEHAKKIGEWDGTEATWKEAVGKDLTGSPLAQDPSGTGAYRLLKKDATAVTAQAFADYWGEKPQIQNVIIQKVPEQAARIQAFLKGDADLIETGGRPIVETQIKGQPGVALLDDLPDTSAFGIAMNQNVNGGQLGSGKLDGQGMPANFFSDVDVRRGFVAAFDVPTYIKEVQSGKGSERNVMLPESFPGYDASLSPTKFDLAAAKAAFQKAWGGQVWQNGFTINVSYRANSKPAQTGMELLKKNIESINPKFRVNIVAKEWSKILKDSEAGKEAMVMTGWAPDYADADNFIYTIYHSKGYYHPRSNFTDAQLDAWIDEARSTTDTAKRNELYSNVAKRAQDQAYYILMPSNPGLLAYRDNLKGIGTETFNPMISFRTGTLWKTLSKG
- the lysS gene encoding lysine--tRNA ligase yields the protein MSDDAQPSTPPQRPEGLHEQTVARLNNLDAQVAAGFESHPYSYPQAHHASDVYAAHPGELEAGQKWDTEEYVLAGRVTLMRHMGKAAFADLNDETGKMQLFFSKADTENFDPTKKIDLGDIIGVKGHPFVTKTGQLTLHVTGWQPLVKSLHPLPSKFHGLQDEELRARRRYIDLMINPERREGFRIRSQQIRFIRNFLDAQGFMEVEGPTLQVVAGGTEAKPFKTFHNQLGHEFSLRISLELYLKRLLVGGFEKVYEIGRNYRNEGVDRTHNPEFTMLEAYFAYGDYNDMMRLVEQMLHGLVKEVKGDTTLTYQGKTVDFSLPFKRLDFVTALKEKAGLDFDPTDLVKLREWTDSRHPEMRKVPDYKLLDKLFGEYVEHELVDPTFVVDVPLAISPLVKKHRSRENLAERADLFVAGFELAPIYSELNDALDQRARFEAQTARRDAGDDEAHEQDEDFLLALEYGMPPTAGMGMGMDRLAMLLTDSDSIRDVLLFPLLKPESVESAGESE
- a CDS encoding response regulator, which produces MHDMETDAPQTITLLLVDDHPVVRKGTRELLEGESDLKVLGEAGNGEEAVAQARSLRPAVILMDVSMPGMNGIEATKAIKAENPGVGVLVLTSYDDDAYVFALLEAGAAGYLLKNASEDDLLGAVRAVAAGESALHPSIARKVLERFSTSTTPTPPEDDLSSRELEVLRVAATGRTNKEIARDLDISPRTVQVHLANIFSKLGVGSRTEAVLYGIKRGWIDPKSL
- the cax gene encoding calcium/proton exchanger, translated to MWMNLLLIFIPVSLLMEHVFHAPPLWVFLTSVISIIPLADWLRKATEQVAERAGQTIGGLLNVTFGNLAELIIAIFVLMAGNTTVVKAQITGSIIGNALLGLGLAILIGSLGRKQQKFSHHNAGQLNSMLFLTVIALLIPALFDYTERLPGFAAASDAARNNLDEYLSLGVAVVLIAVYALNLVYTLVTHKDVFALDTADENSADEHGNAEGTDGSAHTEGHGHGGPLWPTWQAGAVMVGATLLIALMSEMLSGALEATSETLGLSPFFLGIIVLAVVGNFAEYIAGSYFARQGKIGLAMNIAVGATIQVALFTAPVLVLISYFIGKPMNLVFSSPLELVAIVAVAITVSAVTRDGEATWFEGVLLLTVYVLLGLAFFFVTPRTEQGEQNTPAGLTAPAQTLALKHAEPHWMPGA